The genomic stretch AATTCACTGTggccctaacccatatgtctgtATTCAACTGGAATGTAATGCAAGCTTTGGCACTTACTCTGAATTGGTAGGACATAGAAAAGAACATCTGCTGTTCAAAGCCAAATGCATGTTTCAGAATTGTGGAAGGATTTTCACAGAGTCTTATTTGTTATACGATCACGAAGCACAACATTACCACAATTCTTCATATACGTGCAAGTTCTCAGACTGTGGAAACATTTACTACTCTCAGAGTGAACTGCAAAAGCATGAAGTTGGTCATACAGCACATGCCTGTGTGAAAATTGAAACTGAAAATAGTTCACCTTTTCAAGCAGACCAGTTGGCTACAAATAGAACTGATAGAGTAGGCCAAGTGTTACAAATAAAGGCTGAAGATGAGCTACGCCTTGAGTCTGATGTTTATGAGAATGGTTTTAGTACTGATTGTGTTCCAAGTGAAACTGCCAAGCCTAAATCTTCCATGTCAGAGAAACTAGAGGAGCCTTCCACTGAGGAACAGAACCATCTTCCTAAAGATGAGAACTGTGTTACCATAAAGAATGAAAAGACAGAGAGTACGGATATTGCTCATGCTGTTTTACCAGAAACTGTGTTTAAAGGGGAGGATGCTCCTATCCCAATGCTGCCTATAGAAACTGCAGCTGGTGAAGCTGCAAAATCAGTCCAAAGGTTCAACTGTAAGGTTGATGGCTGTAGTCGAAGCTATACCTCATCACGTAGTGTGAGTAAGCATATCAAAGCTGCCCATCCAGAATACTACGAAATGCTTAAGCAACAACGAAACTTAGCAAAAAAGCAGCAAGTTAGAAATCCCCCAAAGTGTCAAAATCAGGAAAAGCCTTCAAATCCATTGTGTTATCCAAATGAGAGAATCTCAGCTCCAACACCTGAAAGCACTACCAATACAGGAGGTGCAATTTATCAGCAGCAGGTACCCTGTGTTTTAACAGTTGAAACTGAGAATGTGGCTCCGTCCAGGAAGAAAAGGCATACACACAACAAGCGTGCAAAGTGGCCTGCAATCATTAAAGGCGACAAATTTATCTGTAGTAGGTGCTACAGAGAGTTTACTAATCCCAAATCTCTTGGAGGTCATTTATCACGACGGGCAATATGTAAGCCATATGATAAAAAGGAAAGTTCTTCAATTGTGGAGCAAAAGAATGGACAGGCTCTATATGTGACTGAAAAGATTCTTTCGTCTGATGTGTTCACACCACAAGGACATGAACCACCCTGTATCTCAGATACATTTTTGACTGGCGAGACATTCCTTCAGTCACTGGAAATGGGAGACAGTACAGAGCCATTTGCTGGTCATGAGCTCTTTCAGTCCACACAGGAGAACAACTACAATTCGAGTATATTTGAGCCAAGCAAGACTCTCCCAGTCACCAGCCTTCCTGGAGCATTTGATTCAGAAGTAATTCAGCAGACTTTTCAGCCTGGATTTGAGATGAGTGCAGTAGAAACAGGTTCATCCAACATAACCATATCACAGGCACTCACAACTATGTGTAGCCCAAGGTCATTTGTGGCTGGTGAAGATATGTCACTCAACACTGAGGTCCCACCAATGCTGGATGTGACTAGCTCAACTGCATATTCATCCTGTGAACCCTTGCAACAGCCACTAGAATCCAGCTTTTGTTCGGGAACATATGCTGACAATGAGATTCACACACAAAACTTGGAAAGTAACTGCGAGCCCTCTGTGTTTTTTACTAATGGTGCCCTCCCTGATATTGATACAACTCATAATTCATCTCACTCTGAAGACCCCAGGACATTAGATATAAGAATAGCTGAAGTTTTGTTGGGCTTGCAGAATCTGAACTTGGAATATGATGAGAAACCTTACACAAGTGTTGCCCCACGCCAAACCTCACGGTCAGAAACACCAGTATCCTCCATGAACATCTCAACACATGCACCAATTAATAATTGTACCAGTGGTCCGAACATTATCAACCAGTGCTTGACAGCACCACAGGCAAACACTTCACTGCAGCTCACCGACACTGAGAATGACAAAGAACTGAAAGTGGACCTCATCAAACCTTTCATCTGCCAGGAatctgactgcatctatagtgcAATGACTAAAGACGCTCTGACAAATCATTATGTCAAAGTACATCAGTACTCCAAAGAGCAAATTATGGAAATAAAGATGTATCAGACTAGATTTGCTCCATTTAAGTGCCATGTTCCTAACTGTCAGAAAACTTTTACAAGGAACTCCAATCTTCGAGCCCATTACCAGTTAGTGCATCATGTAACACGGGAGGAGCTAGTAAAATTGAGAATTAAACGAGTGTACTGTAAAAAATTGGAGGGTCAGTACAAAACTACAGACTCTTTGCCACCATTGCAAGAAATCATTCCTCAATCTACTGTTAATGGGACACAAGATGATAAATCGATCAGTCTGCATGAATTGGACACAGTAACTCCAGTGCCCAGTGAGGTTAATTCTGAAATGGGTCTCCATCTACCCAGTGCACATAATGACAAGACTGTCCTTTATGATCAGGGGCTCTCACAGAATGGCTCAGTGCTTCTGGCAAGTCTGGAAAATTGCTCACCATTATCAGCACAGCTCCAAAATACTTTGGCACAATCCATAGGCCCACAAGACACCTTGGTACCCAGAGCAGTGTCTCAGGATATCCCGTTGCTACTGGCAGGGCCCGCAGGTGACACTGCATTGCCTGTTGAGCCACATAGTAGCCCTACATCAGCTGAAGATCTGCTGACGATCTCACCACTCTTGACATGGCCACAACCTGTTTTGCCACTGCCTGTGAAACCCCAGGATATCTCCACCATTCCCACAGGGCTGCAGGATGTGCCCCTCCTGCCAGCACAGCAACAGTGTACATCTCCACTACCAACAATGCCACAGTCTATCCCCATACCTGGAGCTCCAGCTGTTCTGCCAATTACAGCAGGCCCAGCAGATGTCCCATTCATGCCAGCAGAGCAACTGGCCATTTCCAGAATAATACCAAACACGCTGACTATCTTGCCACTGACATCCAGGTCAGATGATGTACCATTGTTGTCAATGAGTTCATCTAGTTCCTTGCCTGTGTCTGTGGGAATGCTGGGTTCCTCTGCTCTAACTGTGGGGCCACCAGGTGCTTCACCCATGTCTTTGGTGTTGCCGGGATCTTCATCCATTTCTATCGGGTTGCCGGTGTCCACAGTGCTACCAGCCTCCTCTGCTGCGTCTGTAAGGCCATCGGATGCTTCATCTATGACCACAGGGCTGCCAGGATCGTCACCAATGACAGCAGTACTGCCAGGATCGTCACCAGTGACCACGGCACTGCCAGGTTCATCACCCGTCACCACAGCACTGCCGAGATCATCGCCAGTGACAACAATGTTGCCAGGAACATCACCTTTGCCCCTCGGGCTACCAGGATCACCATCAATGACCACAGGACTGCCCAGATCATTGCCAGTAACCACCGGGCTGCCGGGATCATCGCCAGTTACCACCAGGCTGCCAGGATCATCGCCGGTGACAATGGGGCTGCCAGGATCGTCGATTACTGCAGGACTTATAGAATCATCGCCAGTGACTGCGGAGATGTCAGGTCCATTGGTGGTGACTACAGGGCTGCCAGGATCATCCCCAGTGACCACTGGGCTTCCGGGATCAACACCAGTGACCACAGTACTGCCAGGATCATCCCCAGTGACCGCAGGGCTGCCTAGGTCATCCCCAGTGACCGCGGGGCTGCCTAGGTCATCCCCAGTGACCGCGGGGCTGCCTAGGTCATCCCCAGTGACCGCGGGACTGCCTGGATCAGCACTAGTGACCGCGGGGCTGCTGATATCATCGCCAGTGACCACAGGGCTGCCAGGATCATCGCCAGTGACCGCGGGGCTGCCGGGATCATCGCCAGTGACCGCGGGGCTGCTGGGATCATCGCCAGTGACCGCGGGGCTGCCGGGATCATTGCCAGTGTCCGTGGGGCTGCTGGGATCATCACCAGTGGCCGCGGGCCTGCCGGGATCATCACCAGTGACCGCGGGGCTGCCGGGATCATCGCCGGTGACCACAGGGCTGCCAGGGTCATCGCCCCTCACCGCAGGGCTACTGGGCACCCCTCTTTCAGCAGAACCACCTGAGGTGTTCATTAATCCAATACAATCCTTTCTACATCCAGAGAGACCTGAAGATGTGGTTGTGCAGCCATCAGATATATCGGTGCAGGAAAGGAAATGTGAGGGAAGTTTGGAGCAAACTGGAGGCTCAACAACATTGATAAAGGTGTCCGGGGAAAGGAAGTGCAAGAAATCAGTTGCAAAGGTAAGAGCAGAGTGTGACAACAATAACTTTCACAAACCATACCAGTGTGTTCACAAAGGTTGCTCTGCGGCTTTCACAATTCAGCAAAACCTAATTCTGCACTATCGAGCCGTACACCAGTCAGACCAACAGCTGCTTCACACACAGCTAAAACAGGAAATCACTCAAAGTGACAACATCCAGGTTAAAGAGTTTCAGTGCCAGATTGATGATTGCTGTAGAATTTTCCAAGGAGCGACTGATCTCATTAAACACTACTCAGAGCTTCACAGTCTCACCATAGATGAAATTGGAAAAATCATGTCTGCAAGTGAAGGGCAGTTTCATTGCGACCAAGCTCATTGCGTGTCTTCATTTACAGTATTCTGGAactttatcaaacaccttctggtaGCCCATGGTGTAGATGTGGATAGTCCACAAAATGATGCAGATGCAGCATGTTTTAGGTGTGACTGTGAAGGCTGTGATCGTACTTATGCCACCAGATCAAACCTTTTAAGACACATCTTTACAAAGCACAGAGAGCTGCATCAATCTCATTTAATGAGGCCCAGAAGAATTATACCATtggaccaagaaaactttccaacgGTAATTACTCAGGATGGTCTCACAGATGGAAAAAGCTATTCTGAATCTGAAGAATTTAGTGAAAATGAAGATGCTGTGAATCACAGTAAATCTAGTGAATGTTCTGCTTCAGATAGCAGTGATATGAAAAGTGGTGAGATTGATGAAAAGTCATACAACTCTAGAAAAgttggtaaatatactttcaaAAGTAAGGCTCAAGCCTTGGCCATGTGCAGCAACAAGTCTCCAAAAGAACAGTATCCGTGCATGTTTGAGAACTGTTCATCTGTTGTTACCAGTGAACAAAGTCTGGTAAAACATTATAGAATTCATCACAAGATATCTAGTGTATTTGTTAGTCAATACCACAATTATCTGGTAACTTGCAGGAAGTTTTCAAATGTCCAAGAGACAGAATTGACTGAATGCATAAGCAGCCATGAAGAACGATCAGTGGAGTATGCTGTTAATGGAGATGTGATTCGGCCACAAGACAACTTAAGTGAAATAGAGGTTttcagtaagaagctgggaaatgaTAATTCCTTCAAGAGTTCCATTGATGAACTTTCAGAATCGCATAATGCTGAAGTTATTGAAGGCATGGGTAGTAAGTCCATTGCAACTGAACAGAAAGAGATCACTGGTGAAAAGAAATTCACTGATGCAAGTAGCTACCAGCTTTCTAGGAAAAGATCAACCATTCAACTGGATCTCTTGGGTACGGAAGAAGGCATGCAGATTAAAAAGAAAAGGAGCTTAATTGAAGAAACATCTGAGCAGCTGTTGAAAGATGATCCAAACCAAACCCTCCATCAGAAGAAGGGGTGTCCTCCAGAGCACAGCTTGTGCACACACAAGACACATCACCATAAGTCTTTTGATTTAAGTACATTTAAGCCCATGGGATTTGAAATTTCCTTCCTGAAGTTCCTTGAGGAATCTGCTCTGAAGCAAAAGAGAAAAGCTCTGGCCAGTAAAGGTTCATCTACTGTTAACACTGAGAAAGTGGTGGATGGCAGATTAAATTCATCCTTTGTCACAGAAGATGACGCAGACAGATTGCCAACAAAGCATCCTGTCAAAAAAGACACAAATTCGGTGGTTCCTACTGACTACAACAAGCAATCTGTCACAGATAAACTATATGATCAAAATACCGAGCATCGGACTCTTGCTAATTTTACAAATCCTTTATctcttcatatttttaaaaacataaaAATTATAATGGACAAGGCAGACTCAAACTGTGTTGAGCTTGCTGAAAAGCAGCTTCAACATATGCATCCCACAGTAGTCCTTAGTCGAGTAAAGGTAGACTTCAATATGCTGGCCCAAGTTAAGGATATAAAAGAAAGACTCACTGTTAAGAGTACATAATTCTGTAACACATAGTGTATGTATTGaagaaaataggagaaaatagaAGCTGTAATTTGCTTAAATTTGGTCCTTGATAGTATTTGAACCAAAAGGATGCCTGTACATTTTAACCAAAGCATGTTTGTAAATGtcttttttaatataattttttaaacaaaatctAATGTGGCAGTAGCCACATTCAGTGTATTCAACAGAATCCCTATGGGACTAAATTATGACACAGAACGATTGCTCTGTTTATGTAAAACAAATGTAATTTGAAGTCGAGACATTTGTATACAAAGGAGGGGTGAGACTTGGACTGTTATGTAGGTTCTGTTAATAACCTGATAGGTCAGTATTCCTGAGCATGATGGTGCAAATACTGTATGATATAGTTTGAGCAGTACTTTTATCATTGTGTACATACTTAAAGAGATTGTATCCCATTTACTACAAAGCCTTTCTAGTCCCAATCCACAAGTACAAATTGTACACAAATGAAATCAGAagctgctggaaatactcagcaagttaggcatcAAAGTGGAGAGACgtggagttaatgtttcaggttcatGGCCTTCCATCAGACTGGTTCTGCATAACATTGGACATCACCATAATAAAGGTCTCTTGCAAAGATAAAATGGTTTGTATTTTATTAATTCTGCTGTATTTTGTCCTATTTGATACAACATTACAAATGATGCTCAAACATTCTCGGTGTTTGGAGAGGGGAAGAGTATGTACATTTTGTAGAAATTTCAAACTTCTTTGTATGTTCTTTATGGGATACTCTCTCTTACAACACCATCTTGTAAGAGTTTTGAGAACAAGCTCCAGCAATACAAGCTGTGTAATATAGTCAAGCTCCTTGATGTTTTTTGTTTAAAACTGTGACTAGTGGAGAAAATACAGTTTAAAAAATCCTTTTGCGAGATGTTTTAACTTAATGAAAACAGACCATGTTATTCCAGAACActtcatatactgtatataatcaATACTAAACTGtagaaaatgtttaaaaatgcaTTAAAACTAAGTACCCAACCTGAATGTAAAAACGTTGTTGAAGATTGGATTTGCAGTGACCCAAATACTTGAAGACAACTTTAATGTGAAAAGCAAGGTGAGGAATTTGAAAGTAAATGAGGTTAATGTTCAGATTTCAGAGGTTCAATCTGATAATATTGATTTTCTGTGAGCAATGCTGTACTGACACACAGTTTTACTGCTCTGGAGCTCTGTTGCTGAAGGTGTGTGCACCT from Hemitrygon akajei chromosome 7, sHemAka1.3, whole genome shotgun sequence encodes the following:
- the znf292b gene encoding zinc finger protein 292b isoform X2; translation: MGVNEFLMQEGPALLEMRIRHLIKGKRFDQATKLAKVCAEHPEIGTKSIFKQIYLTCLCTSSSSETLMEEISAVDCKDALEMICNLESDGEENLALILCTAFLTRQLQQGDLYCAWELTLFWSKLQQRIESSSLTFLECCRQFSMLSKTVYHIFFLIKVIQSEAGEAGLSACIELCVRALRMESNESPSVKTSICKTVSCLLPDYLEVRRACQLTEFLLEPTVEAYYAVETLYNQPDQKYDDENGPIPNSLRCELLLVLKTHWPFDPEFWDWKTLKRHCLALMGEEASIVSSIDELNDSDLFENNESRPEETAMKEHSLNGLPKFYSDVMKVENGSSEKVERKENPKIEKGVVSARFKNWQAYMQYCVLCDREFLGHRIIRHAQTHVKDGNYYCPICAKSFKKKEIFVPHVTFHIKQSCKERLASIKPKRRVGRPPKNLTDFSPADKKIAEIDKQEHRPIKRNSLYGEDFVVFSDSDGSDDEGKDKSYKPEITTQKVDYTEDYNCPVTICTKTFKYFKNLIAHVKGHGNDEEAKQFLKMQSNKVVCQYCRRRFVSVSHLNEHLQIHCGPNPYVCIQLECNASFGTYSELVGHRKEHLLFKAKCMFQNCGRIFTESYLLYDHEAQHYHNSSYTCKFSDCGNIYYSQSELQKHEVGHTAHACVKIETENSSPFQADQLATNRTDRVGQVLQIKAEDELRLESDVYENGFSTDCVPSETAKPKSSMSEKLEEPSTEEQNHLPKDENCVTIKNEKTESTDIAHAVLPETVFKGEDAPIPMLPIETAAGEAAKSVQRFNCKVDGCSRSYTSSRSVSKHIKAAHPEYYEMLKQQRNLAKKQQVRNPPKCQNQEKPSNPLCYPNERISAPTPESTTNTGGAIYQQQVPCVLTVETENVAPSRKKRHTHNKRAKWPAIIKGDKFICSRCYREFTNPKSLGGHLSRRAICKPYDKKESSSIVEQKNGQALYVTEKILSSDVFTPQGHEPPCISDTFLTGETFLQSLEMGDSTEPFAGHELFQSTQENNYNSSIFEPSKTLPVTSLPGAFDSEVIQQTFQPGFEMSAVETGSSNITISQALTTMCSPRSFVAGEDMSLNTEVPPMLDVTSSTAYSSCEPLQQPLESSFCSGTYADNEIHTQNLESNCEPSVFFTNGALPDIDTTHNSSHSEDPRTLDIRIAEVLLGLQNLNLEYDEKPYTSVAPRQTSRSETPVSSMNISTHAPINNCTSGPNIINQCLTAPQANTSLQLTDTENDKELKVDLIKPFICQESDCIYSAMTKDALTNHYVKVHQYSKEQIMEIKMYQTRFAPFKCHVPNCQKTFTRNSNLRAHYQLVHHVTREELVKLRIKRVYCKKLEGQYKTTDSLPPLQEIIPQSTVNGTQDDKSISLHELDTVTPVPSEVNSEMGLHLPSAHNDKTVLYDQGLSQNGSVLLASLENCSPLSAQLQNTLAQSIGPQDTLVPRAVSQDIPLLLAGPAGDTALPVEPHSSPTSAEDLLTISPLLTWPQPVLPLPVKPQDISTIPTGLQDVPLLPAQQQCTSPLPTMPQSIPIPGAPAVLPITAGPADVPFMPAEQLAISRIIPNTLTILPLTSRSDDVPLLSMSSSSSLPVSVGMLGSSALTVGPPGASPMSLVLPGSSSISIGLPVSTVLPASSAASVRPSDASSMTTGLPGSSPMTAVLPGSSPVTTALPGSSPVTTALPRSSPVTTMLPGTSPLPLGLPGSPSMTTGLPRSLPVTTGLPGSSPVTTRLPGSSPVTMGLPGSSITAGLIESSPVTAEMSGPLVVTTGLPGSSPVTTGLPGSTPVTTVLPGSSPVTAGLPRSSPVTAGLPRSSPVTAGLPRSSPVTAGLPGSALVTAGLLISSPVTTGLPGSSPVTAGLPGSSPVTAGLLGSSPVTAGLPGSLPVSVGLLGSSPVAAGLPGSSPVTAGLPGSSPVTTGLPGSSPLTAGLLGTPLSAEPPEVFINPIQSFLHPERPEDVVVQPSDISVQERKCEGSLEQTGGSTTLIKVSGERKCKKSVAKVRAECDNNNFHKPYQCVHKGCSAAFTIQQNLILHYRAVHQSDQQLLHTQLKQEITQSDNIQVKEFQCQIDDCCRIFQGATDLIKHYSELHSLTIDEIGKIMSASEGQFHCDQAHCVSSFTVFWNFIKHLLVAHGVDVDSPQNDADAACFRCDCEGCDRTYATRSNLLRHIFTKHRELHQSHLMRPRRIIPLDQENFPTVITQDGLTDGKSYSESEEFSENEDAVNHSKSSECSASDSSDMKSGEIDEKSYNSRKVGKYTFKSKAQALAMCSNKSPKEQYPCMFENCSSVVTSEQSLVKHYRIHHKISSVFVSQYHNYLVTCRKFSNVQETELTECISSHEERSVEYAVNGDVIRPQDNLSEIEVFSKKLGNDNSFKSSIDELSESHNAEVIEGMGSKSIATEQKEITGEKKFTDASSYQLSRKRSTIQLDLLGTEEGMQIKKKRSLIEETSEQLLKDDPNQTLHQKKGCPPEHSLCTHKTHHHKSFDLSTFKPMGFEISFLKFLEESALKQKRKALASKGSSTVNTEKVVDGRLNSSFVTEDDADRLPTKHPVKKDTNSVVPTDYNKQSVTDKLYDQNTEHRTLANFTNPLSLHIFKNIKIIMDKADSNCVELAEKQLQHMHPTVVLSRVKVDFNMLAQVKDIKERLTVKST